A genome region from uncultured Fibrobacter sp. includes the following:
- a CDS encoding InlB B-repeat-containing protein, with protein sequence MNFRLIGTVLLLASFSFAAYSGTPKTPSKVDGCYQIGSAEELYGFAELLNTKNENGAYVINETCAKLTADIVVNKNVINQIQPGIRFYEFYKWTPIKYFRGVFDGQGHTISGLFMYDELYFDNAGLIANIKGFSKDKPTIIKNLGIIDSHFLIRRKIGSIAGTADNVVIEKCFADNMIRGEREIGGFVGSTQGVNVISESYNKSDIEAISIDFGEKRYVGGLIGLSSQGTTTIKNSYNIGNIYAFRDFGGLVGFAGLSNSTVIIENSYSVNPVNLKLLGEYDKSSSNAFISNSYYLSDSANVDAYAKTKQEFIDGTVAVSLHYGLDGQIWGQNIGIDTTPLFTGMIQNYTKPIKISKINLHTFDGDTARYPTQYVEGMSIQLPIPIRKNHIFVGWYTNSQFTGEKFYSIIHSDSGDKEFFAKWWGKPAFKDNCYELASAGDLYVFAGLVNGSLGDTAQGKLCGKLIADIVLNDDSSSKTNWTPMNNFMGLFDGQGHTISGLYYDFSEGNYVGLFAQTVQGIEGKPVIIQNLGLVNSYINALWYVGGIVGYHTGELILKNVYNTGSMNAKHYSGGLLGFVNGKVTIINSYNAANSNNEAGLVGGLLSNSSISIINSFNYGSHKTNIYSNPDFIGLKDSTNTVTIINSFGKSGNLENFANGSIAKALHDYNENGIDGSIWGQRVGIDLYPVHTGKIDTVKIASSSSSSPKASSSASTSSSAKSSSSGKSSSSKAKSSSSKKTSILSAIPVQETAKVYSQGRNIFVEQYNGLVTVFDLNGNLVRDAYSNGHTEIRLQRAGTYIVRIGAKSRRISLTTDH encoded by the coding sequence CTACCAGATCGGCTCCGCCGAAGAGCTTTACGGATTTGCAGAATTATTGAACACTAAAAATGAAAATGGTGCATATGTAATTAATGAAACATGTGCAAAACTGACTGCAGATATTGTTGTTAATAAAAATGTTATTAATCAAATCCAACCAGGAATAAGATTCTACGAATTTTACAAGTGGACTCCCATCAAATATTTTCGAGGAGTTTTTGACGGACAGGGTCATACCATCTCTGGTCTTTTTATGTATGATGAGTTATACTTTGACAATGCTGGTCTAATCGCAAATATCAAGGGATTTTCAAAAGACAAGCCCACAATTATTAAGAATTTGGGAATCATAGATTCTCATTTCTTAATAAGACGTAAAATCGGCTCAATCGCAGGAACAGCAGACAATGTAGTCATAGAAAAATGTTTTGCAGACAACATGATAAGAGGTGAGCGAGAAATAGGTGGTTTTGTCGGATCGACACAAGGTGTAAATGTAATTTCCGAATCTTACAATAAATCAGATATTGAAGCAATATCCATTGATTTTGGTGAAAAAAGGTATGTTGGAGGCTTAATTGGACTATCCAGCCAAGGAACAACAACAATCAAAAATAGTTATAATATCGGAAACATTTATGCATTTCGTGACTTTGGAGGATTAGTTGGTTTTGCGGGTCTATCAAATTCAACAGTCATCATTGAAAATTCATACAGTGTCAACCCCGTGAATCTGAAACTTCTTGGCGAATACGACAAATCATCTTCTAATGCATTTATATCCAACTCTTATTATTTAAGCGACAGTGCGAATGTTGATGCCTATGCTAAAACAAAGCAAGAGTTTATTGATGGAACCGTAGCTGTATCTCTTCATTATGGGCTAGACGGTCAAATTTGGGGGCAAAATATAGGGATAGACACGACACCTTTATTCACAGGAATGATCCAAAACTATACAAAGCCTATCAAGATATCCAAAATTAACCTTCATACTTTTGATGGAGATACGGCAAGATACCCTACACAATATGTTGAGGGAATGTCTATTCAGCTCCCTATCCCGATAAGAAAAAATCACATTTTCGTAGGATGGTACACAAATAGTCAATTTACAGGTGAAAAATTTTATTCTATAATCCATTCGGATTCTGGTGATAAAGAATTTTTTGCGAAATGGTGGGGAAAACCAGCCTTTAAAGACAACTGCTATGAACTAGCCAGTGCCGGAGATCTTTATGTATTTGCCGGTTTAGTCAATGGAAGTCTAGGTGATACCGCACAAGGAAAGCTATGTGGAAAACTGATTGCTGACATTGTTCTTAACGATGATAGTTCTTCAAAAACAAATTGGACCCCCATGAACAATTTTATGGGATTGTTTGACGGACAGGGACATACCATATCAGGGCTTTACTACGATTTCAGCGAAGGAAATTACGTCGGACTATTTGCACAAACCGTACAAGGAATCGAAGGAAAACCCGTCATCATCCAAAACCTCGGACTTGTTAATTCTTATATCAACGCCCTTTGGTATGTAGGCGGAATTGTTGGCTATCACACAGGAGAACTCATTCTGAAAAACGTGTACAATACGGGTAGCATGAATGCTAAACATTATAGTGGAGGTCTTTTGGGATTTGTTAACGGGAAAGTAACAATCATTAACTCTTACAATGCTGCAAACTCGAATAACGAAGCTGGGCTTGTAGGAGGACTTCTTTCCAATAGTTCCATTTCTATAATTAATTCATTCAACTATGGTTCCCATAAAACCAATATTTATTCCAATCCAGATTTTATTGGACTAAAGGATAGCACAAATACAGTAACAATAATCAATTCCTTTGGGAAATCGGGGAACTTAGAAAATTTCGCCAACGGTTCAATCGCCAAGGCCTTGCACGACTACAACGAGAACGGAATCGACGGTTCCATCTGGGGACAACGAGTCGGAATTGACCTCTACCCCGTCCACACCGGAAAAATCGACACCGTGAAAATCGCCTCTTCCTCCAGTTCTTCACCCAAAGCATCTTCTTCCGCATCAACCAGTTCCAGTGCAAAATCCAGTTCATCCGGAAAATCGTCATCCTCAAAGGCGAAAAGCTCCAGTTCAAAGAAAACATCCATTTTATCTGCAATTCCTGTGCAAGAAACGGCAAAAGTCTATTCTCAGGGCAGAAACATCTTTGTTGAACAGTATAACGGCCTCGTTACCGTATTTGATTTAAACGGCAACCTGGTCCGCGACGCCTACTCAAATGGCCATACGGAAATCCGTTTGCAAAGGGCCGGGACCTATATCGTCAGAATCGGAGCGAAATCCCGCCGCATTTCCCTAACCACCGACCACTAA